The following nucleotide sequence is from Flavobacterium sp. N1736.
AATACGGATTTCGGCTTTACTTTTGAAATTAGAATTTTCATGAGGAACCACCGGATGCGGAACATAGGCAAAAGAAGTGTCATCCTCCATTGAGATAGTAAGTTGCTGCACAGCATCATCTTTCATATTAAATAATCTTTGATATGATTGTGACTGTAGCTGCAATGCGGCTCCTTTCTCCAAAACAATATCCAATTGGTAACGGTCACCAGATAGAATTCCTGGCGAGGTACTCATCACAATTTGATAAAGTTTATTGTCACTTTTGCGTTGTCCTACTGAGACTACACGAAAAGGAGGAGATACATAGAGGTCTTTTACATAGGAACTTCCTTGTTTATAACCTGCTATAATATGTAAGCGACTGTCCATTATCTTACTAGATTCGGTTCTTCACATTCTTCCAGTAAAGCATATTTTTTGATCCAGCCTATAATTTCCGGCACACCTATATCTTTTTTAAGATTTGTAAATATAAAAGGAGTTCCTTTTCTCATTCTTCTTGTGTCGTTTTCCATCACTTCAAGGCTCGCTCCTACATAAGGCGCCAAATCAATTTTATTGATAACCAGTAAATCTGATCTTGTAATACCTGGTCCTCCTTTTCTTGGAATTTTTTCACCCTCGGCAACATCAATTATAAAGATAGTCACATCGGCAAGATCCGGACTGAAGGTTGCTGATAGATTATCTCCGCCACTTTCAATAAAAATCAATTCAATATGAGGAAATCGGTTTGCCAACTCATCTACTGCTTCAAGATTCATACTTGCATCCTCGCGAATAGCCGTGTGAGGGCATCCTCCTGTTTCTACTCCGATAATGCGCTCATGAGGCAAAAGACTGTTTTTTGCCATAAACTCTGCATCTTCTTTGGTATAGATATCATTTGTAATCACACCAAGGTCATACGTTCCGTATAAATGTCTGCTCAATCGTTCTAATAAAGCCGTTTTTCCAGAACCTACTGGTCCGGCAACTCCTACTTTTATATATTTTCTATTTTCCATTTTTTTTGTAAATTAATTTTTGATTTTAATTAGGACATGTATAGTCTTGAATAGAGTCTTTCGTGCTGCATACAGCGAATGTCAAAAGAGGTATTGCATAGTCCTATATACTCTCGCTCTAATGTTATAGTTTCCTGAGCTGTTTTTTCCATTATGGGATACAGGCGAAACAAAATATCCTGTCCGTCCAATTGTCCCAGTGGTACTAACTTTACAGCATTGGTAATCATTCCTGCGGTAGAAGTATAGTAAAATCCGAAAAGTGCTTCTTGCAAAGGAATTTTCAGCAGGCAGCAATACATTCCAAAAACAATACAGTAATGGGAACTTGCTTCATGATTTCGGACAGCTTCTTCATAAGCTTCCATAAACTGGAAATTCTCATGTCTTTTGAAAATCTTAATCAAACGCAATCCCAATTTCTGGCTTGCCTGACGGATTTCTCTTGGGCACTTTAAAGCATTACATTCCTGATCCAGATCTAAAATGTTTTTTAGATCACCAGACTCAGTAGCTTCATAGGCCAATTTTACAAAAGCACCGTCGTTGTACTTGAGATTATACTTCAGCATGTTTTCTACAAATTCCTGTGCAGTTGCTGCATTGTGTACAATTTTATTTTGCACATACGTTTCAAGTCCGTTAGAATGAGAATATCCTCCAATAGGCAATGTAGGATCTGAAATATGCAAAAGGCTGGCTAAAAATTTTATATTATTCATCTTTTGGAGCTGCCATTTTTAGGATTTTAGTAAAAATTGTTGAACCCAAGCTTCCATGTCCGTGTGGTTCTACATTTGATTTTAATAGATTCAATAATTTCACGGATTGTTTTTCGGGTTTAAAACCGCTCACTTCAAGCCATCTGAACATTGGCATTTCGAAAGGCAACAACACTTTGTCTTCTTGTATAAAAAGCGGAATATGTTTGTTTCCAATTTCATAGCACACTGTTCCCATTTCGAGCATTGAAGACGGAGAAATAACAATAGTTTCTGTCTCCAGAATATTGACCACAATTATTTTCTTTTCATTTTCAAAAAGAATATCTCCTTCTCGAAGACGTTGTCCTTCTCTAAGGAATTTAATGGCAATATCTTCTCCCTGACGTGTTTTTTTACGTTGAATTCTCTTTGTCGATTCGAACCATTCCAGGTCGAGATAATCTATTGATCGTCCGTTAATTGTACTATTCGAAATAGTACCTAAAGTTTCACTGATGGTCATCGTTTTTTTATTTTTTATATGAGACCTAACGGGTTTTAAAAATCTGTTAGGTCTTTTTAAATCTATACTACTTTTAAAATAAATAATACAATTGAGTCAATGGAAGAGTTTCTGCCGGCTCACAAGTAATATGTACACCATCTACGGTTACATGATAGTTTTCGGCATTCACTTCAATTACTGGTGTTTTATCATTGTGGATAAGATCTTTTTTAGAGATGTTTCTGCAGTTTTTTACTGGAAGAATCATTTTTTCTAATTTGTAATCAGCAATAGATCCATTATCAATCGAAGCCTGAGAGACGAAAGTTGCACAAGTTGTGAATTTAGCACGACCATGTGCTCCAAACATATTTCTGTAAATTACGGGTTGAGGAGTAGGAATAGACGCATTTGGATCACCCATTTTAGCGGCAATTACAAAGCCTCCTTTTACAATCATCTCAGGTTTAACACCAAATAATGCTGGTTTCCAGATTACTAAATCAGCCATTTTACCTGGTTCAATAGAACCAACATAGTTAGAAATACCATGAGCAATAGCAGGATTAATGGTGTACTTAGCTACATAACGTTTTGCACGGAAGTTATCATTTTGTGAATTTTCATCTTCTTCTAATTGACCACGTTGCTCTCTCATTTTGCTTGCCGTTTGCCATGTTCTGGTAATTACTTCTCCAGGTCTTCCCATAGCCTGAGAATCGGAACTCATAATACTGAAAACTCCCATATCATGTAAAATATCTTCGGCAGCAATAGTTTCAGGACGAATACGAGAATCAGCAAATGCTACATCTTCAGGGATATTTTTGCTCAAATGGTGACAAACCATTAGCATATCAAGGTGTTCATCTATTGTATTA
It contains:
- the ureG gene encoding urease accessory protein UreG; translated protein: MENRKYIKVGVAGPVGSGKTALLERLSRHLYGTYDLGVITNDIYTKEDAEFMAKNSLLPHERIIGVETGGCPHTAIREDASMNLEAVDELANRFPHIELIFIESGGDNLSATFSPDLADVTIFIIDVAEGEKIPRKGGPGITRSDLLVINKIDLAPYVGASLEVMENDTRRMRKGTPFIFTNLKKDIGVPEIIGWIKKYALLEECEEPNLVR
- a CDS encoding urease accessory protein UreF; the protein is MNNIKFLASLLHISDPTLPIGGYSHSNGLETYVQNKIVHNAATAQEFVENMLKYNLKYNDGAFVKLAYEATESGDLKNILDLDQECNALKCPREIRQASQKLGLRLIKIFKRHENFQFMEAYEEAVRNHEASSHYCIVFGMYCCLLKIPLQEALFGFYYTSTAGMITNAVKLVPLGQLDGQDILFRLYPIMEKTAQETITLEREYIGLCNTSFDIRCMQHERLYSRLYMS
- the ureE gene encoding urease accessory protein UreE; amino-acid sequence: MTISETLGTISNSTINGRSIDYLDLEWFESTKRIQRKKTRQGEDIAIKFLREGQRLREGDILFENEKKIIVVNILETETIVISPSSMLEMGTVCYEIGNKHIPLFIQEDKVLLPFEMPMFRWLEVSGFKPEKQSVKLLNLLKSNVEPHGHGSLGSTIFTKILKMAAPKDE